In Bacteroidota bacterium, the sequence TGCAATGCCATTATTGTAACTGGTTTAATACCCAATACTGGTATTAATAATTCCAGCAATTGGACCCACTTAAATGAAATAGAAATAAAAACTATACCAACGTCGTTATATATATATACTTTTTTAATTTATTGCTTTATTTCAGCCATCATATCATCCTATTTCATTGTAATTATGGATATCAAAGATTTTATTGGATTTAAAAAATTGATGTTCCTTGCCAAACAAAAAACATATAAACTATTATACAATGAAATTCCAGTATATATTTTGTCGTTGGTATTTGCAGCAATTGTGGCTATCATATTTACGATATACGCTCTGTTGGCAAACCCTGACAAGGAAGCGTGGGGTTACAATTATTACAATATCTCCAAGACAGGTATCCCGTTCGTGTTTGCAGTTTTGCTTTTTGCGGTAAGAGATATATGTATTTTCCTGTGGGTGAATTTTACCATGAAAGCTCGCAGAGCAGATACCCTGGCACTCACTTATCTGGTGATATTATATGTTTTAATTCCTATATTGGCCTCGCAATTAGCAGACAAATCCCTTCTTAATTTATTTGTGGCAATGCCTGGCAATGGCCCTTTGCTCACTATGATTCCACCCGCCATTCAAGCAGTTGTAATGGTATATATTTTAAGGCAACGATTTAAAAGTGCTGAATTATTAAGTTGAGCTAACTATTCCCGGTTGGAACTGTAGTGAAACGTTTCTTTAGTGTGAGAAAGTATTTTTCATATAACTCATAACTGATTATGGGTATAAGAATACTGGTAGCAATCAACAATATTATATAAATATATAAGTTCTTTGTGTGCATGTTTGGCATCCAAACACCAAGTATAACAAGAAAAAACAAGTTGCCATACATATATATGCCAAAAGAAACCTTGCCCAAATAACTCCATATTTTATGACCAAATCTGAAAGGTTTTATGGCTCGGTTCAGGTTATAATCAAAAATTAGGATGGCAAACAGTCCGATGTAAAAATACTTCTTAAATACCACCAAAAACCAATCAAAACAATTGCCTACAATATCAAAAATAAGTGTGCCGAATAGTATGATAAATAATACGGAACGTATAGTTGCATTCAAGCTGAAACTTATAGCCTTTGCAAAATGGAGGTACGCTATTAAAGCCCCAATCACCAAAACATCAATACGGCTGAAAGTGTGCAGGTATAGTGTGTACCAAGGCTCAGGATTGGATTGAAATGTATAAAACCTAAATGCACAACATCCCAATATGACAATAGAGAATAAAGCTGTTAAATATTTTTTGGGCGTGAACAAAATAAGCAATGGCCAAACGATATAAAAATGCTCCTCAATACAAATCGACCACAAATGAGCAAAAGGATAATCCCAACGCATGGTATGTATGGTGCTGAAATTATTATAGAAAAACAGATTCGGGATATAATCAGGTTGCGGGGCGTTGGTTATATAAACTAGTAAAGGTGCAAGTGCGATTATTAAAAAATACAATGGCCAGATTCGTAAAGTACGTCTTATATAAAAATTCTTGATATTGATTTTTCCATATCTTTCTTTTCGGCAAGCAATAAATAAGTGATTAAGAAACCACTGAGCAAAAAGAAAATATCGACCCCTATGCCCAAGTTGCGAATAAAACGATCTACATAAACACCCCAAGATGACAACTCTTTGAAAGTCCCGTTGCTCAATGACCCTATATTGCCCATCCAGCCCACCCATCCTTCGTAACCATGCACCACCACAATCATGATGGCAGCCACAAATCGGAACAAATTCAGATGTGGAAAATATATTTTTGTAGCCGTATTGTTTGCTATACTCATACTATTTAAAAGTGCGAATATAGAAAATATTTATGCTAATATATTATTTCTTAGGTGCGTAAACGGCATCTCCTTTGGGCGCAACACGCGTTGATATATTAAACCCTGTAGTCCACATAGTATATAAACCAGCTTTGGGGATTGCATACCCTGGCATCATCCCAAACTCTAAACGGAAATGACCACCAAATGCACGAGTGCTACGCCACTGCCACCCCATTCGAAAACCTGTGTTACGAATGACAATTGTACTCTGGTCATCGGCACCCTGCAAATAGGTTGGATTGATGTTTGTTTTGGGTGAGAACATAAAATCCAAATAAAATTCACGCATTCTTTTCTTGCCTTTTTCTTTCCTAAAACCTTCTACATTAATCTTGAAATCTTGTATGGTTTTTAATAATAATCCTCCGTACAAACTGGTAGTTGCCATATTGTAATAATTGGTATAACTAACATTGTTTGCGTCTTTACCGCCTACCTTTCCATTAATGTTATAACGCATTAAGCCGCCACGAATTCCAAATATTTTACGCACATAAACGGGAACGGGTAAATACGTTGTAGTAGTGGAACTATATCCTTGGCTTACTGCCAAAACAAATTTATAATTTTTTGTTTTCGCTTTATCAACCAAATGTATAGCTCCGGTAAGTTCCACAAAAGCCAATGGTTTAATTCCGTGTACCTTATCGCTGTCATCTCCTAAAACACTGAGCAAAAACCCTCTGGCGAACTTTGCTTCCAAAGACAAACGGCTAATCATATAATTGAACTGCAACCCCACTGGAGCGTCAATCACAGAAAAGTCCAGACCGGTATAAACCCCTACTGTAAAATTATTGACATTATAAGGATTATTGTATTTATAACTATAATTATGCGTTTGCGAAAAAACATTTGATGCACAAACAATTGCAATAATTAATAGTAAAAGTTTGGTGTTATATTTTGACTTCATGATATTTTTGTTTAGTATTGCAAAGGTGATATTGAATAGCCACATGGGAAATACGCAAAAAGTAGTAATTATTAAATACCGCTGCCTTTTGCCGCTTTTTTTACTTTGCATTTTATTTCTCTTTCCCTATCATTCTAAATCTCAAAATTTAAACTTCGATAATTTTTCGGTTGATAATGGCTTAAGTCAAAATTCAGTGACCCATATTGTATGCGATAGTTTTGGACTTGTATGGATAGCTACGGCAGACGGCCTGAATTGCTACGATGGCAATAAAATTACCGTATTCCATCACAATGAAAACGACCCCAATAGCATCCAAAATGATTATATATATTCCTTATTTGTGTGCGAAGGCCAGGATATTATCATTCAAGGTAAAGAAGGAATTGAGTGCTTTGAAAGAAAAACAGGTAAATTCAGTATGATTTTGGGAATTCCAGAAATGGCACAAAAAGGTATTTCGGGAAGACTGATAGGAGCCGACTACTCGAATATATGGATTTTTACTGGGCAAAGTACTATTATAGAAATCAATAAATTCAACCTAGAAAAAAAAGAATTTTCATCCCCTATTATTAAAAACTCTTCAATAGAAAATATTAATATCCTAAATCAACCTTTCAAAAAAGGTCAGCTATTTTATTCTGATATAAATCAATTATTTTGTTTAAATACGACCAATCAAAAAATACAAGTAGTATATAAAAATTCCGAGCCTAGTAATTATATCATTGATGCCAAAGGCTCTCGAATTATTATATTGAAAAATGACAGCATTATTATAAAAAACAATAATGGTACTATTGTTTCTGCAAGCAAGATATTGGGCTTACCAAAATTAAATAATATCAAGAATTTAATGGTTGACCTCCATGATAATATATGGATTCAATCCTATACAGATGGATTGCATATTATTTCTAAAAATTATTTGGGAAATTACTATTTAAAAAATTACCATCTCAACATTTCAATAAGCAGGATCGCGTATGGATGTATTGACATGGCTGGGAATATATGGATAGGGACAGATGGGAATGGTATCTATTTTTTAAACCATAAAAAACTATTGTTTGAAAATTATTCAATCAATCAAAAATCCCTGATGCTAAAATGTTTTTGCCCCATTGCTGAAAATAAAATACTGGTGGGCACGGTTTCAAATGGGCTTTTCGTCTTTAATACAAAAGAAAACGCTATAATTCAAATTGACAAATTAAAAAATATGGATGTATTCTCTTTTTGCAAGAAAAGCCCCACAGAAGTATATATGGGAACCGGAAAAGGAATATATATATATGATTTTAAAAATCATGTGGTAAGACCCAGTGGGCTGCCTGGTGCCGATACAATTTCGGTTGCTAAACATATCACCATCAACAACAATATATTATACATTTCCCATTCAACTGGATTGACGTTATACGATTTAAAAAACAATAAACTTACTAGTGGCTTTAAGTCCTCCTCATATTATCTATGCTTTGAGCCCGACAATAAAAGATATTTTTTGCTTACAGAATATATGGGTATTTGGTTCTTTAATGGTGCAACCCTAATTCAAATTTCCCCTAGTGCATTAAAAGATAATTTCTATTCTGCTCGCCACCTTTATCGAGAAAATAATTCTACCTATTGGTTTGCAACCGAGAAAGGACTTCTAAAATTCGTATTTGAAAATGAACAAAGAACAAAATATACCTCCTTTTTATATACAATTAAAGATGGCTTGCCCAATAATTTTATATATGCGGTAATGCCCGGCATTAATAATAATTTATGGTTAAGCACAAACAAAGGTATATGCGAGTTTGACCCCAATAAAAAAACCTCGGTAAGCTATGATATCAATGACGGTTTGCAGTCGAATGAGTTCAATACGGGTGCTTACTATTCCGACCAAAACGGCAATACATTATTTGGAGGAGTAACGGGCTTAAATTTCTTTAATATACATAAATTGCAAAAATTTAAATTCAATCCAAATATATTTTTTAATGAATTATCTGTTTCTGGTAAAAGCTATAAGTATATTGATATACCCGATATTATTGAAGTGCCATATACTGACAATGAAATAGTGGCTGGGTTTTACTGCAACGATTTTTCAAACCCCACACAAAACAAATATTTTTATCAGTTAGAAGGGCAGGACAAAGATTGGGTAAAAGCCCAGAGCCTTCGCCAAATAAGGTATGCCGGACTTGAACCAGGTAAATATATATTAAAAATAAAGACAATAAATGCAGACGGATTATATAGTCCAGAAAAAAAATTAACTATTGTTGTGCGTCCTCCATTTTGGCGTACATGGTGGTTCATCACCCTAAGTATTATTATTTCATTATCAATTATTATATATGTTGTACAACGACTAAGCAATAGCAGTATCAAACGGAAACTTAAGGAACTAGAACGACAGCGGGAAATAGAAGGCATCAGACAACGCATATCGAGCGATCTTCATGATGATATAGGTTCAGGACTTTCAAAAATGGCTTTGATAAGTGAGCTTGCTAAATCGCAAAAACAAAACCCACTAGAACTGCAAGACAAATTATCAAAACTAGCCAATAATAGCCGCGACATGATTCGAAGCTTGGGCGAAATTGTATGGGCCATCAACCCTCAAAACGACAAACTTCCCAACTTATTGGCATACATGCGTGACTATGCCTCCGAATATTTGGAAACTACTGATATCGTTGTCACTTATCATATTCAAGAATCGCAAGATGCCATCCCCATCAATCCAGATTTCAAGAGAAATATATTTTTAACTTTGAAAGAATCTTTGCACAATGCTGTAAAATATTCAGGGGCAAGCCTTATCGAAATCGGATTCACGCTCGAAAAAAATCACTATACTTTTTGGATAAAAGACAATGGTAAAGGTATCGATCCTGATACAATGCGTAAATTCGGACAGGGACTAAACAGTTTGAAAAAACGGGCCGAAAACATTGGTGCCATTTACAAAATAGAAAGCGATATAGGCAAGGGCGTCAAGATTTCGCTAAGGGGAACTTTATAAATACTACCAAAGTGTGATTGTATACAATAATATTATAGTTGATTTTTGCAGTAAATAATTTTATGCCTATAAAAACCTCATTAGTAGAAGACGATCCCGATTTACAAAAATCAATGGTGGAAATATTAAAATCATATCCCGATATAGATTTGGTTTCTGTTTTTTCTTCGGCCGAGGACTGTATAGAAAACATTGCAAACAACATACCTGAAGTGGTATTGATGGAT encodes:
- a CDS encoding acyltransferase, encoding MACRKERYGKINIKNFYIRRTLRIWPLYFLIIALAPLLVYITNAPQPDYIPNLFFYNNFSTIHTMRWDYPFAHLWSICIEEHFYIVWPLLILFTPKKYLTALFSIVILGCCAFRFYTFQSNPEPWYTLYLHTFSRIDVLVIGALIAYLHFAKAISFSLNATIRSVLFIILFGTLIFDIVGNCFDWFLVVFKKYFYIGLFAILIFDYNLNRAIKPFRFGHKIWSYLGKVSFGIYMYGNLFFLVILGVWMPNMHTKNLYIYIILLIATSILIPIISYELYEKYFLTLKKRFTTVPTGNS
- a CDS encoding triple tyrosine motif-containing protein; amino-acid sequence: MIFLFSIAKVILNSHMGNTQKVVIIKYRCLLPLFLLCILFLFPYHSKSQNLNFDNFSVDNGLSQNSVTHIVCDSFGLVWIATADGLNCYDGNKITVFHHNENDPNSIQNDYIYSLFVCEGQDIIIQGKEGIECFERKTGKFSMILGIPEMAQKGISGRLIGADYSNIWIFTGQSTIIEINKFNLEKKEFSSPIIKNSSIENINILNQPFKKGQLFYSDINQLFCLNTTNQKIQVVYKNSEPSNYIIDAKGSRIIILKNDSIIIKNNNGTIVSASKILGLPKLNNIKNLMVDLHDNIWIQSYTDGLHIISKNYLGNYYLKNYHLNISISRIAYGCIDMAGNIWIGTDGNGIYFLNHKKLLFENYSINQKSLMLKCFCPIAENKILVGTVSNGLFVFNTKENAIIQIDKLKNMDVFSFCKKSPTEVYMGTGKGIYIYDFKNHVVRPSGLPGADTISVAKHITINNNILYISHSTGLTLYDLKNNKLTSGFKSSSYYLCFEPDNKRYFLLTEYMGIWFFNGATLIQISPSALKDNFYSARHLYRENNSTYWFATEKGLLKFVFENEQRTKYTSFLYTIKDGLPNNFIYAVMPGINNNLWLSTNKGICEFDPNKKTSVSYDINDGLQSNEFNTGAYYSDQNGNTLFGGVTGLNFFNIHKLQKFKFNPNIFFNELSVSGKSYKYIDIPDIIEVPYTDNEIVAGFYCNDFSNPTQNKYFYQLEGQDKDWVKAQSLRQIRYAGLEPGKYILKIKTINADGLYSPEKKLTIVVRPPFWRTWWFITLSIIISLSIIIYVVQRLSNSSIKRKLKELERQREIEGIRQRISSDLHDDIGSGLSKMALISELAKSQKQNPLELQDKLSKLANNSRDMIRSLGEIVWAINPQNDKLPNLLAYMRDYASEYLETTDIVVTYHIQESQDAIPINPDFKRNIFLTLKESLHNAVKYSGASLIEIGFTLEKNHYTFWIKDNGKGIDPDTMRKFGQGLNSLKKRAENIGAIYKIESDIGKGVKISLRGTL